The following are encoded together in the Aerococcus mictus genome:
- a CDS encoding DUF975 family protein — MQLKLNQSNRELKDKAKSAISGNRLSLTGMFLLNLLITFVFTSLLGFLANWLEPLSIQSFSINRLFLDTPGLIGEMINQVGQSTDPIALGITLLVSFLISFFMVQVWVYGTPWSLLEMVDGGDHHIGRVWSAFTHRPIRHYITNFLAAIVRWFSAFVFYLVLATILFFYYVVVLSTARAAIGQVTGIVVHVLYLLIALLLLFLLALLTSWLYYGFNFIMFPTYDNEETGVFRSLRMSWQLMRGNKWRLFKMGLGYVFLPLIIGGAVSLLMAYFRTAFPQADYYFWAQLGLGVLVVLFLFGNLIKFMVVEAVFYREQTKQYALYLNDHFPGFGAEASDNIADLYHTEDRPQFTADTMAIDASELNALDDSASSSDDYLSEAAFRETYGPDQDDFKAGGEGTYSQTQSIYPENESSDSDPASLDSEDNDDEIMVMAPADSQDEPARSDSQRDNKSDQPDETAYDYADPGYVLDDRQQEEVLPASDIFDLAEDYSQPEASPINEETLPEQVETPQDKATEAAETDHFETRPEEEETSDFDFPVLEESTPSDDSQSSVDKADLEETIEKGPEADSEEVVEEESESDPAGEAVEKKPYDPYGYNTPKKTNFKQAKHKDDILLAADRSAESSYDKSIVNQSDFLDGDPLTPDQEDQDSTDK; from the coding sequence ATGCAGCTGAAACTTAATCAAAGCAATCGCGAGCTTAAAGATAAGGCTAAGTCAGCCATTTCTGGCAATCGCTTGTCTTTAACCGGGATGTTTTTACTTAATCTACTCATCACTTTTGTTTTTACCAGCCTCTTGGGCTTTTTAGCCAATTGGTTGGAACCCCTTAGTATCCAATCTTTTTCGATTAACCGGTTATTTTTAGATACGCCGGGTTTGATTGGCGAAATGATCAACCAAGTCGGACAAAGTACCGACCCCATCGCTTTAGGAATCACTCTACTGGTGAGCTTCTTAATCAGCTTTTTCATGGTTCAAGTCTGGGTTTATGGTACCCCTTGGTCCTTATTAGAAATGGTTGATGGGGGCGACCACCATATTGGCCGGGTGTGGTCAGCCTTTACTCATCGGCCTATCCGCCACTATATAACGAATTTCTTGGCTGCTATTGTACGCTGGTTCTCTGCCTTTGTCTTTTATTTAGTTTTAGCCACGATTTTATTCTTCTATTATGTGGTCGTTCTTTCCACCGCTCGGGCAGCGATTGGCCAGGTGACCGGCATCGTGGTCCATGTGCTCTATCTGTTGATTGCGCTATTATTACTATTTTTACTTGCTCTCTTGACCAGCTGGCTCTACTATGGTTTTAACTTCATTATGTTCCCAACTTACGATAACGAAGAAACCGGGGTTTTCCGGTCTTTGAGAATGAGTTGGCAACTGATGCGGGGCAATAAGTGGCGGCTCTTCAAGATGGGCTTAGGCTATGTCTTTCTTCCCTTAATTATTGGTGGGGCAGTGAGCCTCTTAATGGCTTACTTTAGAACCGCCTTTCCTCAAGCTGATTATTATTTCTGGGCCCAATTAGGCTTGGGAGTGCTGGTGGTCCTATTCTTATTTGGTAATTTAATTAAGTTCATGGTGGTTGAAGCGGTCTTTTACCGGGAACAAACTAAGCAATATGCCCTCTACCTCAATGACCATTTCCCTGGTTTTGGCGCTGAAGCTAGCGATAATATTGCTGACTTATACCACACAGAAGATCGTCCTCAATTTACCGCAGATACTATGGCTATCGATGCCTCTGAATTAAACGCTCTGGATGATTCTGCTAGTTCCAGTGACGATTATCTTTCCGAAGCGGCCTTTAGAGAAACCTATGGCCCAGACCAAGATGATTTTAAGGCAGGTGGAGAAGGCACTTATAGTCAAACCCAATCCATTTATCCAGAAAATGAGAGTTCAGATTCTGACCCCGCTTCATTAGACTCTGAAGACAACGATGATGAGATTATGGTGATGGCCCCAGCTGACAGCCAAGATGAGCCTGCTCGCTCTGATTCGCAAAGGGATAATAAGTCTGATCAGCCGGATGAAACGGCCTATGACTATGCGGACCCAGGCTATGTTCTCGATGATCGTCAACAGGAAGAAGTCCTGCCTGCCTCGGATATCTTCGACCTGGCTGAAGATTATAGTCAGCCTGAAGCAAGTCCTATTAATGAGGAAACTCTTCCAGAGCAAGTGGAAACCCCTCAAGATAAAGCAACTGAAGCGGCAGAAACAGACCATTTTGAGACCCGTCCAGAGGAAGAAGAAACAAGCGATTTTGACTTCCCCGTCCTGGAAGAATCAACCCCATCAGACGACAGTCAATCATCAGTGGATAAAGCTGATCTAGAAGAAACTATTGAAAAGGGGCCTGAAGCTGACTCAGAGGAAGTTGTTGAAGAGGAGTCTGAATCTGATCCAGCGGGTGAAGCTGTCGAGAAGAAACCTTATGACCCTTATGGCTACAACACCCCTAAGAAAACCAACTTTAAACAAGCCAAGCATAAGGACGATATCCTTCTCGCCGCAGACCGTAGCGCGGAAAGCAGTTATGACAAGTCTATTGTGAATCAATCGGATTTCCTCGATGGCGATCCTTTGACTCCAGATCAAGAAGACCAAGATTCAACCGATAAATAG
- a CDS encoding barstar family protein: MNGKNNTRKVQTSPKRYQGQVNRQSRVYQVVLDGQVIKNSQDLYRAFAQGMDKSVTFAGNLDALYDVLTANSKPLKLILKHPVDLSSNLASKAEPFFTMIKAARAANPQLEIID, encoded by the coding sequence ATGAATGGGAAAAATAATACTAGGAAGGTGCAGACATCTCCTAAGCGCTACCAAGGCCAGGTGAATCGTCAATCGCGGGTCTATCAGGTGGTTCTCGATGGCCAGGTGATCAAGAATAGCCAGGACCTCTACCGGGCCTTTGCCCAGGGGATGGATAAGAGTGTAACTTTTGCCGGCAACTTGGATGCTCTATATGATGTGTTGACCGCCAACTCTAAACCGCTCAAGCTTATCTTGAAGCACCCAGTTGACTTAAGCAGCAATCTGGCAAGCAAGGCCGAGCCTTTTTTTACGATGATTAAGGCGGCAAGAGCGGCCAATCCCCAGCTTGAAATTATTGACTAG
- a CDS encoding ribonuclease domain-containing protein, whose amino-acid sequence MKRFLTFLLTGILAFCLAGCQDLDQVLDQVSQQAGDQVEYGQVYRSDEEVSAYLNAYQELPPNYITKKEAQAAGWESDKGNLWEVTDKKTIGGDHFGNFERKLPADKTYREADVNYYGGYRGDDRLVYSSSGDIYYTDDHYQSFKQLY is encoded by the coding sequence ATGAAGCGGTTTTTAACTTTTCTCTTAACGGGAATTTTAGCCTTTTGCCTAGCGGGTTGCCAAGACTTGGACCAGGTTCTGGATCAAGTCTCCCAGCAAGCAGGAGACCAGGTGGAATATGGCCAGGTTTACCGTTCTGACGAAGAGGTCAGTGCCTATCTCAATGCCTACCAGGAACTTCCGCCAAATTATATCACTAAAAAAGAAGCCCAGGCGGCTGGCTGGGAAAGTGATAAGGGCAATTTATGGGAAGTGACCGATAAGAAAACCATTGGTGGCGACCATTTTGGTAACTTCGAAAGGAAGCTACCGGCTGATAAGACTTACCGAGAGGCCGATGTCAACTACTATGGGGGCTATCGGGGGGATGATCGCCTAGTGTATTCCTCATCTGGCGACATTTACTATACGGATGACCACTACCAAAGCTTTAAACAGTTGTATTGA